A single region of the Ziziphus jujuba cultivar Dongzao chromosome 10, ASM3175591v1 genome encodes:
- the LOC107410160 gene encoding rho GTPase-activating protein 1, with protein MTEVLHSPSHFASSSSPRTSSSSSSANSLSCALPPSLSFASAPNVDHDDEEGVLSRVTDCDPEEEEEEDRDKESRDQLSLLALLVTLFRKSLIACKSDRRELCSMEIGWPTNVRHVAHVTFDRFNGFLGLPVEFEPEVPRRAPSASATVFGVSTESMQLSYDSRGNSVPTILLLMQGHLYALGGLQAEGIFRINAENSQEEYVRDQLNRGVVPEDIDVHCLAGLIKAWFRELPMGVLDSLAPEQVIQSQTEEECAELVRLLPSTEGALLDWAINLMADVVQHEDLNKMNARNIAMVFAPNMTQMADPLTALMYAVQVMNFLKTLILKTLKERKDSVIEPAPSRRLEPSDENGHQSPSQPCTEYNFQENEEMEQLLIGEEPVLGRSHDSNKNNNVINEATDSLVSSAEKQNSDLVGSCQTAALVDTCLNKTETGVQLYVGRSQNCQSSDTNLKKEPRKIIDQQRVIQGMVPIEKTRGMSTLSRIDSRTELIEAWR; from the exons ATGACTGAGGTCCTCCATTCTCCATCCCATttcgcttcttcttcttctccaagaACAAGCTCTTCTTCATCCTCCGCTAACTCCTTATCCTGCGCCCTCCCTCCTTCCTTATCCTTCGCATCCGCTCCCAATGTGGACCACGACGATGAGGAAGGAGTTTTGTCTAGGGTGACTGACTGTGACCcagaagaggaggaggaggaggacagGGACAAGGAGAGCAGAGATCAGCTTTCTTTGTTGGCGTTGCTTGTCACCCTTTTCAGGAAATCTTTGATTGCCTGCAAGAGCGACCGGAGAGAGCTTTGTTCCATGGAGATCGGTTGGCCTACTAACGTACGCCATGTTGCGCATGTCACCTTTGATAGGTTCAATGGCTTCTTGGGTTTGCCCGTTGAGTTCGAACCCGAAGTCCCCAGGAGGGCTCCTAGTGCAAG TGCCACTGTTTTTGGAGTTTCTACGGAGTCTATGCAATTGTCTTATGATTCTAGAGGGAATAGCGTGCCTACGATTCTCTTACTTATGCAAGGACATTTGTATGCTCTTGGAGGCCTGCAG GCGGAAGGCATCTTTAGAATTAATGCAGAAAACAGTCAAGAAGAGTATGTTAGGGACCAATTAAATAGAGGAGTTGTACCAGAAGACATCGATGTACATTGTCTCGCTGGACTTATCAAG GCTTGGTTTAGGGAACTTCCAATGGGGGTTCTGGATTCTCTGGCACCTGAGCAGGTAATCCAAAGCCAGACAGAAGAGGAGTGTGCTGAGCTTGTAAGGCTTCTACCCTCAACTGAAGGAGCTCTGCTGGATTGGGCCATCAACCTGATGGCTGATGTTGTCCAACATGAAGATCTAAACAAGATGAATGCACGCAACATTGCTATGGTTTTTGCACCCAACATGACTCAG ATGGCAGATCCTTTAACTGCATTGATGTATGCTGTACAAGTGATGAACTTCCTCAAGACACTTATATTAAAAAcactaaaagaaagaaaagattcTGTGATAGAGCCTGCTCCTTCTCGACGCTTAGAGCCTTCCGATGAGAATGGACACCAGAGCCCTTCACAGCCTTGCACGGAATATAACTTCCAAGAGAATGAAGAGATGGAGCAATTATTGATTGGTGAAGAGCCTGTTTTGGGACGTTCTCATGACtccaataaaaacaataacgtAATCAATGAAGCTACCGACAGTTTGGTGAGCTCTGCTGAGAAACAAAACTCTGATCTGGTTGGGTCTTGTCAAACTGCAGCTCTAGTTGACACGTGCTTAAACAAAACAGAAACTGGAGTTCAATTATATGTCGGAAGGAGCCAAAATTGTCAATCAAGTGATACAAATCTAAAAAAGGAGCCCAGAAAAATAATTGATCAGCAACGAGTAATACAGGGAATGGTGCCTATTGAGAAAACTCGAGGAATGAGCACCCTCAGTCGCATAGATTCAAGGACAGAGTTGATCGAAGCCTGGCGATGA
- the LOC107409830 gene encoding uncharacterized protein At2g27730, mitochondrial, which produces MASRMVARFVPRRFSSSGKILSEEEKAAENVYIKKIEQEKLEKLARKGPKPDEATETSGGSVADSKPSGSTSSAGGASTERVSTDKYRNYAVVAGVVTGLGALGWYLKSNAKKPEVQD; this is translated from the exons ATGGCATCGAGGATGGTTGCAAGATTTGTGCCTCGGAGGTTCTCAAGTAGTGGAAAAATACTTAGCGAGGAGGAAAAAGCCGCAGAAAATGTTTATATCAAG AAAATTGAGCAAGAGAAGCTTGAGAAGCTTGCACGCAAG GGCCCTAAACCAGATGAAGCTACAGAAACTTCAGGGGGATCCGTGGCCGATTCCAAACCTAGTGGCTCGACCTCTTCCGCAGGTGGAGCATCCACTGAGAGAGTATCAACTGACAAGTACAGAAATTATGCAGTTGTAGCAGGTGTTGTAACTGGTTTGGGTGCTTTGGGGTGGTATCTCAAATCCAATGCAAAGAAGCCTGAAGTCCAGGATTGA
- the LOC107409852 gene encoding uncharacterized protein LOC107409852: MAACGSLQHLFDNPLGESPTTLVESPYSWNQIKSVKPIEQSSSFTEIFGELHFKDNSSSLSSCLLPPMTSSSSSSSSSSSSSSSCLTNLEPIINIQEEEKNKKSPSSISMEDSFSSLTKTKYGFSSFHRSSCDSFSTLMNSESLQLCTEGLGFESSGEVEEDLMTTKDKDKDDDDDCQLRKQQQKLTSTTTTITTTSCPNDNHLSFQNLNLCGELKRSSRSTIHINGSSSSSSSGSGTGKFPPPISCISKNGKPWVCFKSYRHDGRFVLKQIRIPTQEFLHACREDGRLKLHFVHPHHHHHGILEDPEDQQYDHDEDDDDEGGDDDDDNDHHHHQENGKVEDNIDEAELVPVRR; the protein is encoded by the coding sequence aTGGCAGCCTGTGGAAGCCTCCAACACCTGTTCGACAACCCATTGGGTGAATCCCCAACAACACTAGTTGAATCCCCCTATTCATGGAACCAAATCAAGTCTGTAAAACCCATCGAGCAATCCTCCTCTTTCACCGAGATCTTTGGCGAGCTTCATTTCAAAGACAATTCTTCTTCTCTGTCTTCTTGTTTGTTGCCTCCCatgacttcttcttcttcttcttcatcttcatcgtcATCATCGTCATCCTCATGTTTGACAAACTTAGAGCCCATCATCAATATTCAGGAGgaggaaaaaaacaagaagagtCCATCATCCATATCAATGGAGGATTCTTTCTCAAGCCTCACAAAGACCAAGTACGGCTTTAGTAGTTTTCACAGAAGCAGTTGTGATAGCTTTTCTACGTTAATGAATTCAGAAAGTTTACAACTTTGCACTGAGGGACTTGGCTTTGAAAGCTCCGGCGAGGTGGAGGAGGACTTGATGACCACCAAGGACAAGGacaaggatgatgatgatgattgtcAATTACGAAAGCAACAACAGAAATTAACCAGTACTACTACTACCATTACTACTACTAGTTGTCCAAATGATAATCATTTGTCATTTCAAAACTTGAACTTGTGTGGAGAATTGAAGAGGTCATCCAGAAGCACTATTCATATCAAtggttcatcatcatcatcatcttcaggATCAGGAACAGGAAAATTCCCTCCGCCCATTTCTTGTATAAGCAAGAATGGAAAACCTTGGGTTTGCTTCAAATCCTATCGCCACGATGGCAGGTTCGTTCTCAAACAGATTAGGATTCCTACCCAGGAGTTCTTGCATGCATGCAGAGAAGATGGCCGTCTCAAGCTCCACTTTGTTCATCCGCATCATCACCACCATGGAATTCTTGAAGACCCAGAAGATCAACAATATGATCATGACgaagacgatgatgatgaaggaggtgatgatgatgacgacaacgaccatcaccaccaccaagAAAATGGCAAGGTAGAAGACAATATTGATGAAGCTGAGCTTGTCCCTGTTAGGAGATAG
- the LOC107409781 gene encoding N-carbamoylputrescine amidase, with protein sequence MEKGRREVVVSALQFACTDDVSTNVATAERLVRAAHAKGANIILIQELFEGYYFCQAQREDFFQRAKPYKGHPTILRMQNLAKALGVVIPVSFFEEANNAHYNSIAIIDADGADLGLYRKSHIPDGPGYQEKFYFNPGDTGFKVFQTKFAKIGVAICWDQWFPEAARAMVLQGAEILFYPTAIGSEPQDDGLDSCDHWRRVMQGHAGANVVPLVASNRIGKEIIETEHGNSAITFYGNSFIAGPTGEIVASADDKEEAILVAQFDLDKIRLKRHSWGVFRDRRPELYKVLLTLDGSNVPF encoded by the exons atggagAAAGGGAGAAGAGAGGTGGTGGTTTCAGCTCTGCAATTCGCTTGCACCGACGACGTCTCTACTAATGTTGCCACTGCCGAGAg GCTGGTTAGAGCTGCTCATGCAAAGGGTGCAAACATCATTCTTATACAG GAGCTTTTCGAGGGATATTACTTCTGTCAGGCACAAAGGGAGGACTTCTTTCAGCGAGCTAAGCCTTATAAAGGCCATCCAACGATCTTGag GATGCAGAATCTTGCAAAAGCGCTAGGTGTAGTAATTCCAGTTAGCTTCTTTGAAGAGGCAAACAATGCCCATTATAATTCAATTGCCATAATTGATGCTGATGGGGCAGATCTTGGACTTTATCGAAAGTCTCATATCCCAGATGGACCAG GCTATCAGGAAAAGTTTTACTTCAATCCAGGTGACACTGGCTTCAAG GTTTTCCAAACAAAGTTTGCAAAGATTGGAGTTG CAATTTGCTGGGATCAGTGGTTTCCTGAGGCAGCTCGAGCTATGGTTCTTCAAGGCGCAGAGATATTGTTTTACCCTACTGCTATAGGTTCTGAACCTCAAGATGATGGACTTGACTCTTGTGATCACTGGAGGCGGGTAATGCAAGGGCATGCTGGGGCTAACGTG GTTCCTCTAGTAGCTTCAAATCGCATAGGAAAAGAGATAATTGAGACGGAGCATGGGAATAGTGCGATCACATTTTATGGAAACTCTTTTATAGCAG GACCCACTGGAGAAATTGTTGCATCTGCTGATGATAAAGAGGAAGCTATACTTGTTGCACAGTTTGATctggataaaatcagattgaagaGACATAGTTGGGGAGTATTCCGTGATAGGCGTCCAGAGTTATACAAGGTTCTGTTGACATTAGATGGCAGTAATGTGCCATTCTGA